In Actinoplanes sp. NBC_00393, a single genomic region encodes these proteins:
- a CDS encoding response regulator transcription factor — protein MRTVLVCVRTPLAAQTVASTAARLGMTGVVRTAVSETEAMIRLAERPAEVVLADTAVTRPDSVGFTRRVLARAPQAQVVLFGAEDPRVAAAAVAAGARGVIRGVEHDLVSVVAKALLLLLLPVRPQGMPINGANAQPATVAGGARNNNSPAARGQYHGGPGMGVPNAAAVPAMLGPNAPMVPAQRGDAPIDPATGRPMVAWPGNEAGVGMADAQPAGRRLTLTERELQVLRGMADGKSNAEIGRELFVSEDTVKTHARRLFRKLGARDRAHAVAAGFRAGLVA, from the coding sequence CGGCGTCGTCCGGACCGCGGTCAGCGAGACCGAGGCCATGATCCGACTGGCGGAACGGCCGGCCGAAGTCGTCCTGGCCGACACCGCCGTGACCCGACCCGACAGCGTCGGATTCACCCGGCGCGTCCTGGCCCGCGCGCCACAGGCCCAAGTGGTGCTCTTCGGCGCTGAAGACCCCCGGGTGGCGGCCGCAGCCGTTGCCGCAGGCGCCCGTGGTGTCATCCGTGGCGTCGAACACGACCTGGTCAGCGTCGTCGCCAAGGCACTGCTTCTACTGCTGTTGCCGGTACGCCCGCAGGGCATGCCGATCAACGGCGCCAACGCGCAACCGGCCACCGTGGCCGGCGGCGCGCGCAACAACAACTCCCCGGCGGCCCGGGGTCAGTACCACGGCGGACCCGGCATGGGCGTACCGAACGCGGCGGCGGTACCGGCCATGCTCGGACCGAACGCGCCGATGGTCCCGGCACAGCGTGGTGACGCCCCGATCGACCCGGCGACCGGCCGGCCGATGGTGGCCTGGCCGGGCAACGAGGCCGGGGTCGGTATGGCCGACGCGCAGCCGGCGGGCCGGCGGCTCACGCTCACCGAGCGGGAGCTGCAGGTGCTGCGGGGGATGGCCGACGGCAAGAGCAACGCGGAGATCGGCCGGGAACTGTTCGTCTCCGAGGACACCGTCAAGACCCACGCCCGGCGGTTGTTCCGCAAGCTCGGCGCCCGCGACCGAGCCCACGCCGTAGCCGCAGGCTTTCGGGCAGGCCTCGTCGCCTGA
- a CDS encoding DUF5319 domain-containing protein, whose protein sequence is MQDEPIDPFNGDPTDPAAGLDDLNEDAESEPLTEDERQDVLEDLSDLEIYQALLSPTGIRGLVIECEDCHEPHYFDWDLLRGNLRHLLSSGRPRVHEPAYDPDPDHYVTWEYARGYADGVHDTLTEGTEEEQS, encoded by the coding sequence GTGCAAGATGAGCCGATCGACCCGTTCAACGGCGACCCGACCGACCCGGCCGCCGGACTCGACGACCTCAATGAGGACGCCGAGTCCGAACCGCTGACCGAGGACGAGCGGCAGGACGTCCTGGAAGACCTCTCCGACCTGGAGATTTATCAGGCGCTGCTGAGTCCGACGGGCATCCGCGGGTTGGTCATCGAGTGCGAGGACTGCCATGAGCCGCACTACTTCGACTGGGACCTGCTGCGTGGCAACCTGCGGCACCTGCTGAGCAGCGGGCGGCCACGGGTGCACGAGCCGGCGTACGACCCGGACCCGGACCACTACGTCACGTGGGAGTACGCACGGGGTTACGCCGACGGCGTCCACGACACCCTCACCGAGGGCACTGAAGAAGAGCAGAGCTAG
- the guaB gene encoding IMP dehydrogenase, with amino-acid sequence METDSARTVPLGLTFDDVLLQPGESDVVPSRVNTVTRLTRNVELTIPLLSAAMDTVTEARMAIAMAREGGIGVLHRNLSAEDQAAQVDLVKRSESGMITNPITCSPDDTLAQVDALCARYRISGVPVVDSTGKLVGIVTNRDMRFVSDSSAKVRDVMTKSPLFTAPVGVTKQDALDLLRRHKVEKLPLVDEAGHLRGLITVKDFTKSEQYPLATKDDQGRLRVAAAVGVGDDAYKRARGLIEAGVDVVIVDTSHGHQRQVLDMIARLKKDTTTDIVGGNVATYAGAKAMVEAGADAVKVGVGPGAICTTRIVAGVGVPQITAVMEAARACKPAGVPVIADGGIQYSGDIAKALVAGANSVMLGGLLAGSEESPGELIFVNGKQFKSYRGMGSLGAMQSRGQAKSYSKDRYFQHDVPEEKLVPEGVEGQVPYRGPLSRVVGQLVGGVRLAMGYAGAETIPDLQERGQLIRITAAGLKESHPHDIQMTVEAPNYHSR; translated from the coding sequence GTGGAAACTGACAGCGCCCGCACCGTTCCTCTCGGTCTGACCTTCGACGACGTGCTGCTGCAGCCCGGTGAGTCGGACGTCGTGCCCAGCCGGGTCAACACCGTGACGCGCCTGACGCGCAACGTCGAGCTGACCATCCCGCTGCTCTCCGCGGCCATGGACACCGTCACCGAGGCCCGGATGGCGATCGCGATGGCCCGCGAGGGCGGCATCGGGGTGCTGCACCGCAACCTCTCGGCGGAGGACCAGGCCGCCCAGGTCGACCTGGTGAAGCGGTCCGAGTCCGGCATGATCACCAACCCGATCACCTGCAGCCCGGACGACACCCTGGCCCAGGTCGACGCGCTCTGCGCGAGGTATCGGATCTCCGGCGTCCCGGTGGTCGACAGCACGGGCAAGCTGGTCGGCATAGTGACCAACCGCGACATGCGCTTCGTCAGCGACAGCAGCGCCAAGGTGCGCGACGTGATGACGAAATCGCCGCTGTTCACCGCCCCGGTCGGGGTGACCAAACAGGATGCGCTGGACCTGCTGCGCCGCCACAAGGTGGAGAAGCTGCCGCTGGTCGACGAGGCGGGACACCTGCGTGGCCTGATCACGGTCAAGGACTTCACCAAGAGCGAGCAGTACCCGCTGGCCACCAAGGACGACCAGGGCCGGCTGCGGGTCGCCGCGGCGGTCGGGGTCGGCGACGACGCGTACAAGCGGGCCCGCGGCCTGATCGAGGCCGGCGTCGACGTCGTGATCGTGGACACCTCGCACGGCCACCAGCGCCAGGTCCTCGACATGATCGCCCGGCTGAAGAAGGACACCACCACCGACATCGTCGGCGGCAACGTCGCGACGTACGCGGGGGCCAAGGCCATGGTCGAGGCCGGCGCCGACGCGGTGAAGGTCGGTGTCGGGCCGGGCGCGATCTGCACCACCCGGATCGTCGCCGGTGTCGGTGTGCCCCAGATCACCGCGGTCATGGAGGCGGCCCGGGCGTGCAAGCCCGCCGGTGTGCCGGTGATCGCCGACGGCGGCATCCAGTACAGCGGTGACATCGCCAAGGCCCTGGTGGCGGGCGCCAACTCGGTGATGCTCGGCGGTCTGCTGGCCGGCTCGGAGGAGAGCCCCGGCGAGCTGATCTTCGTGAACGGCAAGCAGTTCAAGTCGTACCGGGGCATGGGTTCGCTCGGCGCCATGCAGTCGCGCGGCCAGGCCAAGTCCTACTCGAAGGACCGCTACTTCCAGCACGACGTGCCGGAGGAGAAGCTGGTGCCGGAGGGCGTCGAGGGTCAGGTTCCCTACCGTGGCCCACTGTCCCGGGTGGTCGGTCAGCTGGTCGGCGGTGTCCGGCTGGCGATGGGCTACGCGGGCGCCGAGACGATCCCGGACCTGCAGGAGCGGGGACAGCTCATCCGGATCACCGCGGCCGGCCTCAAGGAGAGCCACCCGCACGACATCCAGATGACCGTCGAGGCCCCGAATTACCACTCCCGTTAG
- a CDS encoding GuaB3 family IMP dehydrogenase-related protein, with protein sequence MRDVVEIGLGKTAQRGYHLDDIAIVPSRRTRDVDDVSTEWKLDAYPFKIPCVAHPSDATMSPDSAIALGRLGGLGVLNAEGLWTRYEDPSKILEELASLDEDADATKRLQEVYAEPIKPELIAERVRQMRAGGVTVAVRVSPQHTLALAPVVLDAGVDLLVIQGTLVSAEHVSTTDEPLNLKEFIADLDLPVIVGGCTDYKTALHLMRTGAAGVIVGVGADEWATTDTVLGIRVPMATAIADAAAARRDYLDETGGRYVHLIADGGIATSGDIAKAIGCGADAVMLGEPLSLAEGAPAGGAWWHSAASHPALPRGGFCIAGEPDGTLEEVLYGPADRPDGQLNLFGGLRRAMAKCGYRDVKEFQKVALVLDR encoded by the coding sequence ATGCGTGACGTCGTTGAGATCGGCCTAGGAAAGACCGCTCAGCGCGGGTATCACCTGGACGACATCGCCATCGTTCCGAGCCGTCGCACGCGCGACGTGGACGATGTGTCGACCGAGTGGAAGCTCGACGCGTACCCCTTCAAGATCCCCTGCGTCGCGCACCCGTCGGACGCCACCATGAGCCCGGACTCGGCGATCGCCCTGGGCCGCCTCGGCGGCCTGGGCGTGCTCAACGCCGAGGGCCTCTGGACCCGGTACGAGGACCCCTCCAAGATCCTCGAAGAGCTGGCCTCGCTGGACGAGGACGCCGACGCCACCAAGCGGCTCCAGGAGGTGTACGCGGAGCCGATCAAGCCGGAGCTGATCGCCGAGCGGGTGCGGCAGATGCGGGCGGGCGGCGTGACCGTGGCCGTCCGGGTGTCGCCGCAGCACACCCTGGCACTGGCGCCGGTGGTGCTGGACGCCGGCGTCGACCTGCTGGTCATCCAGGGCACCCTGGTCTCGGCCGAGCACGTCTCGACGACCGACGAGCCGCTGAACCTCAAGGAGTTCATCGCCGACCTCGACCTGCCGGTCATCGTCGGCGGTTGCACCGACTACAAGACGGCACTGCACCTGATGCGTACGGGTGCGGCCGGCGTCATCGTCGGTGTCGGTGCCGACGAGTGGGCCACCACGGACACCGTGCTCGGCATCCGGGTGCCGATGGCCACCGCGATCGCCGACGCCGCGGCCGCCCGCCGTGACTACCTGGACGAGACCGGCGGCCGGTACGTGCACCTGATCGCCGACGGCGGCATCGCCACCTCCGGTGACATCGCGAAGGCGATCGGCTGCGGCGCGGACGCGGTGATGCTGGGCGAGCCGCTCTCGCTCGCCGAGGGCGCGCCGGCCGGTGGCGCCTGGTGGCACTCGGCGGCCAGCCACCCGGCTCTGCCGCGCGGCGGTTTCTGCATCGCCGGCGAGCCGGACGGCACGCTCGAAGAGGTGCTCTACGGCCCGGCCGACCGCCCGGACGGTCAGCTCAACCTGTTCGGCGGCCTGCGCCGCGCGATGGCCAAGTGCGGCTACCGCGACGTCAAGGAATTCCAGAAGGTGGCACTCGTTCTGGACCGGTGA
- a CDS encoding M1 family metallopeptidase: protein MWRRGGLVLVLLIAGCSADEPEPAPSVTPSTAPTFQPGAEGVGDPYFPTYGNGGYDVAGYDLDLRYDPAAGRLSGTATITATATQHLSRFNLDLAHLKAEQVTVDGAAATSAAEGNELVITPAAGIVDGRKFTVVVRYAGQPALLENKALGNGGWMRVGNDGAIALGQPESASTWYPVNDHPSDKATFRLAMTVPDGIEVLSNGVPGERETVDDWTTWRWTENSPMASYLSTVVIGQYRITRGTHGGKPMVTAIPESLPADGPAARSIARTGEITDFLAGHFGPYPFDANGGVVVDADQITYALETQARPVYGNTFFARGLNPGVVAHELAHQWFGDSVALSRWQDIWLNEGFATYAEWLWSEHEGDATAQQIFDRTYASFDWRQIPGDPTPERLFGSAVYQRGGMTVHALRRTIGDEAFSKLVKSWTADNRNGNVTADEFIAAAEKASGKDLDAFFQSWLYGTEKPS, encoded by the coding sequence ATGTGGCGACGCGGTGGACTGGTCCTGGTGCTCCTCATCGCGGGGTGTTCCGCGGACGAGCCTGAGCCGGCGCCCTCAGTCACGCCGTCCACCGCACCCACGTTCCAGCCCGGCGCCGAGGGTGTCGGTGATCCGTACTTCCCGACGTACGGGAACGGCGGCTACGACGTCGCCGGATACGACCTGGACCTGCGGTACGACCCGGCGGCCGGCCGGCTCAGCGGCACCGCCACCATCACGGCGACTGCGACGCAGCACCTGTCCCGGTTCAACCTCGATCTCGCCCATCTCAAGGCCGAGCAGGTCACTGTGGACGGCGCCGCCGCGACCAGTGCCGCCGAGGGCAACGAGCTGGTGATCACCCCGGCAGCCGGCATCGTCGACGGGCGCAAGTTCACCGTCGTGGTCCGGTACGCCGGACAGCCCGCCCTGCTGGAGAACAAGGCGCTCGGCAACGGCGGCTGGATGCGCGTCGGGAACGACGGCGCCATCGCCCTCGGCCAGCCGGAGTCGGCGAGCACGTGGTACCCGGTGAACGACCACCCGTCGGACAAGGCCACCTTCCGGCTGGCGATGACCGTGCCGGACGGCATCGAGGTGCTCAGCAACGGGGTGCCCGGCGAGCGGGAGACCGTCGACGACTGGACCACCTGGCGCTGGACCGAGAACTCCCCGATGGCCAGCTATCTCTCCACGGTGGTCATCGGCCAGTACCGGATCACCCGCGGCACCCACGGCGGCAAGCCGATGGTCACCGCGATCCCGGAGTCACTGCCGGCCGACGGCCCGGCGGCCCGTTCGATCGCCCGCACCGGGGAGATCACCGACTTCCTGGCGGGGCACTTCGGGCCGTACCCGTTCGACGCCAACGGCGGGGTCGTGGTCGACGCGGACCAGATCACCTACGCGCTCGAGACACAGGCCCGGCCGGTGTACGGCAACACGTTCTTCGCGCGGGGCCTGAACCCGGGTGTGGTCGCGCACGAACTGGCGCACCAGTGGTTCGGGGACAGCGTCGCGCTGAGCCGCTGGCAGGACATCTGGCTCAACGAGGGCTTCGCGACGTACGCCGAGTGGCTCTGGTCCGAGCACGAGGGCGACGCGACCGCCCAGCAGATCTTCGACCGGACGTACGCGAGCTTCGACTGGCGGCAGATCCCCGGCGACCCGACCCCGGAGCGGCTGTTCGGCTCGGCCGTCTACCAGCGCGGCGGGATGACCGTGCACGCGCTGCGCCGCACCATCGGCGACGAGGCGTTCAGCAAGCTGGTGAAGTCGTGGACCGCCGACAACCGCAACGGCAACGTCACCGCCGACGAATTCATCGCGGCCGCAGAAAAGGCGTCCGGGAAAGACCTGGACGCCTTTTTCCAGTCTTGGCTCTACGGGACCGAAAAGCCGAGCTAG
- a CDS encoding LCP family protein, with protein MRNSKITWAVLAGVVLALVAGIGVAIAINRGSSEPDAAPAGPAAASASAGPSASPSASPSPSPGADIKGPLDLVLIGVDTRTSIPGWEPHADAIMLLHVDAGLESAYLYSLPRDLRVEIPAYKKSGFGGGRYKITEAMSRGSRVPGSDRVSVEQGYELLTKTLSAYTGIKTFHGGAILNFGGMAKLVDALGGIEMTIDQRVESRHRKPDGTMRQLARGGGDFVGPQAVYKPGKQRLVGWQAIDYARQRYGLPNGDYDRQRHHRQLVRAILGTAMSQGLEDPAKLGDVISALGKSLVYVGGRTPFEYAYALRDLSPADITMVSLPGGGIGRGGGYLGEQLKAEGKGFLKALVKNQHAAYLAQHPKLVDKG; from the coding sequence ATGCGGAACAGCAAGATCACTTGGGCGGTGCTCGCGGGCGTCGTGCTGGCGCTGGTCGCCGGCATCGGCGTCGCGATAGCGATCAATCGAGGATCTTCCGAGCCGGACGCCGCACCGGCCGGACCCGCCGCGGCCTCGGCATCTGCCGGTCCGTCCGCATCCCCCTCGGCGTCACCCAGCCCGTCTCCCGGCGCCGACATCAAGGGCCCGCTCGACCTGGTTCTGATCGGCGTCGACACCCGGACGTCGATCCCCGGCTGGGAGCCGCACGCCGACGCGATCATGCTGCTGCACGTCGACGCCGGACTGGAGTCGGCATACCTCTACTCACTCCCCCGCGACCTGCGCGTGGAGATCCCGGCCTACAAGAAGTCCGGATTCGGCGGCGGCCGCTACAAGATCACTGAGGCGATGAGCCGGGGCTCGCGCGTCCCGGGTTCCGACCGGGTCAGCGTCGAGCAGGGGTATGAGCTGCTCACCAAGACGCTCAGCGCGTACACCGGGATCAAGACGTTCCACGGCGGGGCGATCCTCAACTTCGGGGGTATGGCGAAACTCGTCGACGCGCTCGGCGGCATCGAGATGACGATCGACCAGCGGGTCGAATCCCGGCACCGCAAGCCGGACGGCACCATGCGCCAGCTGGCCCGAGGCGGCGGCGACTTCGTCGGACCGCAGGCGGTCTACAAGCCGGGCAAGCAGCGGCTGGTCGGGTGGCAGGCGATCGACTACGCACGCCAGCGGTACGGCCTGCCGAACGGTGACTACGACCGGCAGCGGCACCACCGGCAGCTGGTCCGGGCGATCCTCGGCACGGCGATGAGCCAGGGCCTGGAGGACCCGGCCAAACTCGGCGACGTGATCAGCGCGCTGGGCAAGTCGCTGGTCTACGTGGGCGGGCGTACGCCGTTCGAGTACGCGTACGCGCTGCGGGACCTGAGCCCGGCGGACATCACGATGGTCAGCCTGCCCGGCGGCGGGATCGGCCGCGGCGGCGGTTACCTGGGTGAACAACTCAAGGCCGAGGGCAAGGGCTTCCTCAAAGCGCTGGTGAAGAACCAGCACGCCGCCTACCTGGCGCAACACCCCAAGCTGGTCGACAAGGGATAG
- a CDS encoding S8 family serine peptidase produces the protein MRSSHRRITFGLVAVGLAASLGAFGVAEAADTSSPVRLIVGLKAGADAEAQLPAEASLGLRAAGARAAAPSKSRLGARLNAKAVAVPKAKMAAAIAALEKDPKVAYVEVDRQSKAFDVTPNDTLFVQGRQPELRQLNVPKAWDTTTGGAVKVAVLDTGVSPVGDLAGQVLPGYDFFNYDSNPADDDPGAFRHGTIVASLIAAKHNNSAGMAGVCAQCQILPVKVLGGVEGYGFNSDIADGIVYAVDQGAKIINMSLGGPSHSQTIANAVAYANGQGVLVVAAAGNDGSQALSYPAAYPDVLAVGATNTRTGGKTLTSWSNRGSWVDVAAPGITAGMWSNARYCYDGNSTACGGETLQGTSFAAPLVSGIAALVASFKPTFSGWSIQHSIKSATPTAVAGTQYGLVDANAALFKSTDKVAPSAGRTSPGQNQLVHGTVAITSGATDGTGSGIRQVELYLGSVRHSRDYVAPFAPQLKTGSKNGPISLRLKIVDKAGNVTWTGYRTLIADNIKPVVKITKAPANKAKVKGTVAVYVSATDKSGISKVQLLVNGKVVATDTKAGWALSFKVAKQAKTMKVQVRAYDKAGNVTNVASRTYYRA, from the coding sequence ATGAGGTCATCTCATCGGCGGATCACGTTCGGGCTCGTCGCTGTCGGCCTGGCCGCCAGCCTCGGCGCGTTCGGCGTAGCTGAGGCCGCCGACACGTCATCGCCGGTCCGGCTGATCGTGGGACTCAAGGCCGGCGCCGACGCCGAGGCCCAGCTGCCTGCCGAGGCGAGCCTCGGTCTGCGGGCCGCAGGAGCCCGCGCCGCCGCACCGTCGAAGTCGCGTCTGGGCGCCCGGCTGAACGCGAAGGCCGTGGCCGTTCCCAAGGCCAAGATGGCCGCCGCCATCGCGGCGCTGGAGAAGGACCCGAAGGTTGCGTACGTCGAGGTGGACCGTCAGTCCAAGGCCTTCGACGTGACCCCGAACGACACCCTCTTCGTGCAGGGCCGCCAGCCGGAACTGCGCCAGCTCAACGTGCCGAAGGCGTGGGACACCACGACCGGCGGGGCGGTCAAGGTGGCGGTGCTGGACACCGGTGTCTCGCCGGTCGGTGACCTGGCCGGCCAGGTGCTCCCCGGCTACGACTTCTTCAACTACGACAGCAACCCCGCCGACGACGACCCCGGGGCCTTCCGGCACGGCACGATCGTCGCCTCGCTGATCGCCGCCAAGCACAACAACTCGGCCGGGATGGCCGGGGTCTGCGCCCAGTGCCAGATCCTGCCGGTCAAGGTTCTGGGCGGCGTGGAGGGCTACGGTTTCAACTCCGACATCGCGGACGGCATCGTCTACGCGGTCGACCAGGGCGCGAAGATCATCAACATGTCGCTGGGTGGGCCGAGTCACTCGCAGACCATCGCGAACGCGGTGGCGTACGCGAACGGCCAGGGCGTTCTGGTGGTCGCCGCCGCCGGTAACGACGGCAGCCAGGCGTTGAGCTACCCGGCGGCGTACCCGGACGTGCTCGCGGTCGGTGCCACCAACACCCGTACCGGTGGCAAGACGCTGACCTCCTGGTCGAACCGCGGCAGCTGGGTCGACGTCGCCGCGCCGGGCATCACCGCCGGCATGTGGAGCAACGCCCGCTACTGCTACGACGGCAACAGCACCGCCTGCGGTGGCGAGACCCTGCAGGGCACCTCGTTCGCCGCCCCGCTGGTCTCCGGCATCGCCGCCCTGGTGGCCTCGTTCAAGCCGACGTTCTCCGGGTGGAGCATCCAGCACTCGATCAAGTCGGCCACCCCCACGGCCGTCGCCGGCACGCAGTACGGCCTGGTGGACGCGAACGCCGCGCTCTTCAAGTCGACCGACAAGGTGGCGCCGAGCGCGGGCCGTACCAGCCCTGGGCAGAACCAATTGGTGCACGGCACGGTCGCGATCACCTCCGGCGCGACCGACGGCACCGGGTCGGGCATCCGCCAGGTCGAGCTGTACCTGGGTAGCGTGCGGCACAGCCGGGACTACGTCGCCCCGTTCGCGCCGCAGTTGAAGACCGGCAGCAAGAACGGTCCGATCTCGCTGCGACTGAAGATCGTCGACAAGGCCGGCAACGTCACGTGGACCGGCTACCGCACGCTGATTGCCGACAACATCAAGCCGGTTGTGAAGATCACCAAGGCGCCGGCGAACAAGGCCAAGGTGAAGGGAACGGTCGCGGTGTACGTGTCAGCGACCGACAAGTCCGGCATCAGCAAGGTGCAGCTGCTGGTCAACGGCAAGGTGGTCGCCACCGACACCAAGGCCGGCTGGGCGCTCAGCTTCAAGGTGGCCAAGCAGGCGAAGACCATGAAGGTTCAGGTCCGGGCGTACGACAAGGCGGGCAACGTCACCAACGTGGCGTCCCGGACGTACTACCGCGCCTGA
- the guaA gene encoding glutamine-hydrolyzing GMP synthase — translation MSTPRPVLVVDFGAQYAQLIARRVREARVYSEIVPHSMPVAEMLAKNPAAIILSGGPSSVYEPGAPTLDAGLFDNDVPVFGICYGFQAMAQALGGTVAHTGSREYGRTLLAAQGGTLLRDLPADLPVWMSHGDSVAVAPEGFAVTASTPGAPVAAFEDLTAKRAGVQFHPEVAHTEQGQEMLKRFLYDIAGIEPTWTPGNIIEDQVAAIREQVGDKQVLCALSGGVDSAVAAALVHKAIGDQLTCVFVDHGLLRAGEAEQVEKDYVAATGIRLVVVDAEEQFLGFLKDVTDPEQKRKIIGREFIRTFEATARKLDAERHIEFLVQGTLYPDVVESGGGTGTANIKSHHNVGGLPDDLQFALIEPLRTLFKDEVRALGAELGLPEAMVQRHPFPGPGLAIRIIGAVDRERLDILRQADLIAREELTAAGLDRDVWQFPVVLLADVRSVGVQGDGRTYGHPVVLRPVSSEDAMTADWSRLPYDLIAKISNRITNEVREINRVVLDVTSKPPGTIEWE, via the coding sequence GTGAGTACCCCGCGTCCCGTTCTCGTCGTCGACTTCGGCGCCCAGTACGCCCAGTTGATCGCCCGCCGGGTCCGTGAGGCCCGCGTCTACTCCGAGATCGTCCCGCACTCGATGCCGGTGGCCGAGATGCTGGCGAAGAATCCTGCCGCGATCATCCTGTCCGGTGGCCCGTCCAGCGTCTACGAGCCGGGTGCTCCCACGCTCGACGCCGGCCTCTTCGACAACGACGTCCCGGTCTTCGGCATCTGCTACGGCTTCCAGGCGATGGCCCAGGCCCTCGGCGGCACGGTGGCACACACCGGCTCCCGGGAGTACGGGCGGACCCTGCTCGCCGCCCAGGGCGGCACCCTGCTCCGCGATCTCCCCGCCGACCTCCCGGTCTGGATGAGCCACGGCGACAGCGTCGCCGTCGCCCCCGAGGGCTTCGCGGTCACCGCCTCGACCCCGGGCGCGCCGGTCGCCGCCTTCGAGGACCTGACCGCCAAGCGGGCCGGTGTGCAGTTCCACCCCGAGGTGGCGCACACCGAGCAGGGCCAGGAGATGCTCAAGCGCTTTCTGTACGACATCGCCGGCATCGAGCCGACCTGGACGCCCGGCAATATCATCGAGGATCAGGTCGCCGCGATCCGTGAGCAGGTCGGCGACAAGCAGGTCCTCTGCGCGCTCTCCGGCGGCGTCGACTCGGCGGTCGCCGCGGCGCTCGTCCACAAGGCCATCGGTGACCAGCTCACGTGCGTCTTCGTCGACCACGGCCTGCTGCGCGCCGGCGAGGCCGAGCAGGTGGAGAAGGACTACGTCGCCGCCACCGGCATCCGGCTCGTCGTGGTGGACGCGGAGGAACAGTTCCTCGGTTTCCTGAAGGACGTCACCGACCCGGAGCAGAAGCGGAAGATCATCGGCCGCGAGTTCATCCGGACCTTCGAGGCGACCGCCCGCAAGCTCGACGCGGAGCGGCACATCGAGTTCCTGGTGCAGGGCACCCTCTACCCGGACGTGGTGGAGTCGGGCGGCGGCACCGGCACGGCCAACATCAAGTCGCACCACAACGTCGGCGGTCTCCCCGACGACCTGCAGTTCGCGCTGATCGAGCCGCTGCGCACGCTGTTCAAGGACGAGGTGCGCGCCCTCGGCGCCGAGCTCGGCCTGCCCGAGGCGATGGTCCAGCGGCACCCGTTCCCGGGCCCCGGTCTGGCCATCCGGATCATCGGCGCGGTCGACCGCGAACGGCTCGACATCCTGCGCCAGGCCGACCTGATCGCCCGCGAGGAGCTGACCGCGGCCGGGCTGGACCGTGACGTCTGGCAATTCCCGGTGGTCCTGCTCGCTGACGTACGGAGCGTGGGCGTGCAGGGCGACGGCCGGACCTACGGGCACCCCGTGGTGCTGCGCCCGGTGTCCAGTGAGGACGCCATGACCGCCGACTGGTCCCGCCTGCCGTACGACCTGATCGCGAAGATCTCGAACCGGATCACCAATGAGGTCCGGGAGATCAATCGCGTGGTTCTGGACGTCACCAGCAAGCCCCCGGGCACCATCGAGTGGGAGTGA
- a CDS encoding NUDIX hydrolase, with protein MTPALEPLRRIAAYAVARDGEGRVLLVRASSRSGTPGVWSLPGGAVDHGEDPNHTVVRETAAETGLSVAVSGLRDVLADMRSLPHRGVTIHTDRLIYSVSIRGGNLIDRVGHPTDLARWHTLEEAERLRLRPFTAAALGLPAASADLRPEEVPDFPSFYAYRGPDGLHRAQRFAAYAIATDPYENLLLTKISPGYPGAGCWHLPGGGTDYGEQPGTALIRELVEETGQQGRLVELLGVASHRDAASLGPEGYPIDWHGVRAFYRVVVDNPSPVMIHDVGGSTDEAKWWPLKEVAEIAADRLTEVTAEALRAARLI; from the coding sequence GTGACCCCCGCACTGGAACCGCTCCGCAGGATCGCCGCCTACGCCGTCGCCCGCGACGGCGAGGGCCGCGTCCTCCTGGTCCGGGCCTCGTCCCGATCCGGCACCCCAGGTGTCTGGTCGCTGCCCGGCGGCGCCGTGGACCACGGCGAAGATCCCAACCACACCGTCGTCCGCGAGACCGCGGCGGAGACCGGCCTCTCCGTCGCCGTCTCGGGATTGCGTGACGTCCTGGCGGACATGCGCTCGCTGCCGCACCGAGGCGTCACCATCCACACCGACCGGCTCATCTACTCGGTGTCGATACGCGGCGGCAACCTGATCGACCGGGTCGGCCACCCCACCGACCTGGCGCGCTGGCACACCCTGGAGGAGGCCGAGCGGCTGCGGCTGCGCCCGTTCACGGCGGCCGCGCTCGGGCTCCCCGCTGCCTCCGCCGACCTGCGGCCGGAGGAGGTGCCGGACTTCCCCTCCTTCTATGCGTACCGGGGGCCGGACGGTCTGCACCGGGCCCAGCGCTTCGCGGCCTACGCGATCGCCACCGATCCGTACGAGAATCTGCTGCTCACCAAGATCTCGCCCGGATATCCCGGCGCCGGCTGCTGGCACCTGCCCGGTGGCGGCACCGACTACGGCGAGCAGCCGGGCACCGCGCTGATCCGCGAACTCGTCGAGGAGACCGGTCAGCAGGGCCGGCTCGTCGAGCTGCTCGGCGTGGCCAGCCACCGCGACGCCGCCTCGCTCGGCCCCGAGGGCTACCCGATCGACTGGCACGGCGTGCGCGCCTTCTACCGGGTGGTCGTCGACAACCCCAGCCCGGTCATGATCCACGACGTGGGCGGCTCGACCGACGAGGCCAAGTGGTGGCCGCTCAAGGAGGTCGCCGAGATCGCCGCCGACCGCCTCACCGAAGTCACCGCCGAGGCCTTGCGGGCAGCGCGACTAATCTAG